From the Polaribacter gangjinensis genome, the window ATAAAGCTTCTATCAACAAAAAAGAAGCGCATTCTTGTACTGAAAAATGCGAAAAAGAATGTGATAACAAATCTGCCACAAAAATGGAATGCAAAAAAGATTGCAAAATGGCTTGTTGTGCTGACAAAAAAAGTTAAGATTTAATCTTATTGAAAACAAAAAAAGCAGGCTTAGTGCCTGCTTTTTTGTTTCTAAACTTTTTTATTAAAAGTTATATCCTGTCCAGGCAAAAGCAGTTTTGTCTGCGCCTCCTGCTGTTCCTGCAGTTGCATTGATTGTTGCTCCTGTAACTGTTTTATTATCAGCAATGTTTAAACCATTTGCAGTGTTTCCAACAACTGTAATTGTTGTAGCACCATTAGCATCACCTTTTGAATCTGTCAAGTCAACAAAATCAGCAAAACTAGCTCCAACACCAACTGCTACATAAGCATTCGTAATTGTTGCAGTAGCACCTCTTCTAATTTTTATAGCATCAGTTAATTCAATTGCAGCATTGTTAATAATTGTAACACCATTGATTGTAAATACTGATTGATTGATATCAGAAGGAGAGTTTCCATCAAGATTACCATCAGCTTCAATTCCTCTTGGATCAGAAGTTACAGCTACATAACCTGCTTCTCTAACACCGTATAAATTTGTACAAGTACCGACATAACCTTGTGTAAAATCGAACATATCATCTTTTGCATTTACAACTAAAATGTTTGAAGCATTTACTGTACCTCCAAAAAATTCGATTCCGTCATCATCACCATTTAAAATAGCAATATTAGATAATACTGTGCCAGATCCAACACCATTTAAAGTCAATCCATTGTGCTCAGCTTCGTCATCAATTCTTGCTCCAGTATATTCTAAAATTACATAATTCAAAATTCCTGAATTATCATTAGCTACTGAACCACCAAATAAAATTGAATTTTTAACTTCAGTTGCTGCGTTACTTTCAGAACCATTTTGACGACTTAATGGTGCTTTTCCATTAATAATTAAACCACCCCAATCACCAGCTTTTGGACTTGTAGCGCTTGATGTAAATTTAATGGGATTTGCAGCAGTTCCGTTTGCAATTATTTTTCCACCTTTTTCAACTAAGATGTAAACATCTGTACCACCAGCTAAAGCGTTAATAGTTACACCTGCTTCAATAGTTAATGTTGCACCTTCTTTTACTAGTAATGCACCAATTAAATTGTGAGCAACTCCTGATTTTAATGTCAAATCAGATGTTAAATTTCCTGCTAAGTTTTGTACAGTTACTTCTCCACCTACATTTGTATTGTTATCATCATCACTTAATGAACATCCTGTAAAGATTAATGAAGCGATTGTTACGATTGATAAAATTGTTTTTTTCATTGTATTTGTTAGTTTATTAAATAATTTATTTATGCTGCAAAGTTGGGTTTATAACGTTCTCTGGTCTTTATGTAAACATTAAAGAATTGTTATAAAAAATGCTTTTATTTAAAAATTATACGAAAATCCTAAACTTAAGTTAACACCTCTTTTAAAATTACTTAACACAACAGTATCTCCTCCATTAAAGCCAGCTCTTGATAACTGAAAATCAGGATTTAACAAGTTTGTAGCTTTTAATTTAATACTGTAGTTTTTATTAAATTCATACGATGAAACCAAATCAAGTGTTGGAATTCCTTTTTCTAAAATGTTTTCAAAACCTCTTGTTCCAATAGAATATACTCTTTCACTGAAATAATTAAATACTAAAGATGAAATCAACGTATTGTCATTGTATTTTTTATTAAAAGTAATATCCGCATTCATTAAAAATGGGGTAGCTCCTTCTAATTGACTAGTTGCGCTAGTAAATTGTGCAATAGAACCTTTGTCTAAATTCACGTTCGAAAACAAAACTGATGAATTTAAACCACCAATAATTTCAAAATCTTTATCTTCTACTTTATAAATACTTTTTCTAGCTTCTAATTCAAAACCATACACACTTGCGTCGTTTCCAACATTTAAATAGGTAAGAGTATTTCCTCCTGAAGGAATCTCAGTTCTTGCGATTGGGTTTTGAATAAATTTATAAAAACCTGTTACAGAGATCAATTCTGATGAAGACATATAATATTCATATTTTGCATCGAAATTATAATTGTCAGAAGGTTTTAAATCAGGATTACCTTGAGATGAAAAAGTTACATCTTGATATTTAAAAGGTGCAGTTTCTTTAAACTGTGGAAATGTATACGATTGACTTCCTGCAATTCTTAAAATACTATTCTCGTTAAAATTATATTTTAAATTAAAGTTTGGTAAAATATAGGTTCTATCTAAATTTGATGCACCATCAATTGACGATTGAGCAATATTGGTATTGTACGTAACTCTTTGTTGTGCTTTTTCGAATCTACCACCCACAGAAGCAATTAAATTATCACCCAATTGATATACTAAATTTGCAAAAGCACCAAATATTTGTCTTTTTCCTCTGTATGTAAAAGGCACAAATGCTACTGGACTTGTTGCGCTTCCTCTACCAGTTTCTAACTCAAAAACATTAGTATCAATAGAATTTTGATTGAAAACTGCATCAGGATTATTGATATCAATAGGAACTCTTGTAGAAAAATCATGGTTAAAAATTGTTGCAGAAAACAAACGCTCAGTATATCTGTAGTCACCACCAAATTCTAAAGTGGTAATTTCATCTTCATCCTTTTTCAATTTGTAATCAAACTTACCTCTAGCTGCATAATCATTTTCTTCTAATTTAGAAAAATAACGCTCGTTTTCACCAGCAGAATTGGTTTGTGGATTGTAAAAACCGTCTCTAAAAAGATATTTATTTGTTCTACGATCTGGCTCATTTCCTCTAATGAAGTTTAATGACCCTTTTGCTTCGAAATTTAATCTATCTGAAAATTTATAATTAGTGATTAATTGATTCACATACAACTCGTTATTATTGGTTTGTTGTCTTCTTTGAAACTCTAAATCACCATCTTGTTCAGGATTATTAAACCCGAAATAATCGCCAATAGATTGTTTGTTATCGTGGATAAATAAATGATTATAGGCAATAGAATGACCTCCATTAAATTTATAATTTAGGTTTGCCATTAAAATTTGCGAAACATTGTATTCATATTTTGAAAATGATTGATCTTGAAAAATTTCACCAGCACTTGTAGTTTGCTTGATGTTTCCATCAATAAAATTGTAACTACCGTTAAAACCTCCTACCAAGAAAAAACTAAAACTATCATCTTTAATATCGTATTTTTTTCCTGCAGAGAATGAAAAACTATTGTCTAACTGAAAATTTTGACTGTTTGGTTTCCAAGAATTTCCGAAAGTATATTGTGTTAAATCATTTACAGGAATGCCTAATTTTTGTGTTCCGAAAGCATTGTTACCATCAATAGTTAAAAACTCCTCAGAAACTGTTTGCGTATTTGCACCCAATGAAACTCCGAAATTAAAAAGACTTCTTTTGTCTAATTCTTTGGAAGAAATATCAATATTTGCTCCACCAACATCACCATAAATATCTGATGAAAATACCTTATTTACTCCAATATTTTTGATGATTCCTGCGTCAAAAAAATCCAAAGAAATATTTTTATACTCAGGATCTTCAGATGGTAAAGGCAATCCATTTAATGTTGTAGAATTGTATCTATCACCCAAACCTCTTACTATGACATTTTTAGAACCTTTAGAAACTCCAGCAGTTTTTGTAACTGCACCCTCAGCATCAGAAACCCCTTTAATAGACAATTCTTGTGCACCAATGGCAGTTTTAATTGAAACTGATTTTTTTTGTTCTAAAATTAAAGCGCTTGCTTTTTCTTTACTTGTATTTGCGGTAATTTTTACCTCATCTAACGAAACGCCTTCTTCAGCAGACAATAATTGATTGATGGTAACTGTTTGCCCAGCTTTTATTGAAAATGGTTTTTCGACTGTTTTGTATCCTAAAAAACTAAAAACTACAATGTGATTTCCTGCTGGAACTTGAATTGTATACCTTCCATCAAAATCAGTTGTAGCACCAATTGTTGTTCCTTTTATTAGCACATTTGCAAATGGTAATACCTCGTTATTTGCTTCTTTATCAGTTATAATACCTGTTAATGTTCCTTTACTTTGTGCGTTCAAAAATTGACAAAAAACAAGTGATAATAAAATTAATAAATTTCTCATTTTATATGTTTAAATTATTGTGCAAAAGTCTGCCTGTTTTGTAAAGTGTATGTTAGTTGTAAATTATCGTTCAATTAATAGATTGTTAACTGAATGTTACTAGCGTTTGATTGAAATAGTATCATTTTCAATGAAATCCTTTAGAATCATAGCAATAAATGATGTTTTAAAATCCGTAAAAAAGTGTTAAATTTGATAACATTAAGATAACATTCTGAATTTTAGGAGTAATTACCTTTGTGGCTTTAAATAAAATTAAAAATGAGTGATCCATATATTTTAATGCTTGTTGCTTTAGGCGTTTTGGCTATTGTTGATTTAATGGTTGGTGTGAGTAATGATGCTGTAAATTTTTTAAATTCTGCTATTGGTTCAAAAGCAATTCCTGTAAAAACCATTATGATTATTGCAAGTATTGGTGTTTTTGTAGGCGCAGTAACTTCAAGTGGAATGATGGAGGTTGCTCGTAAAGGAATTTTTAATCCTGATATGTTTGTTTTTCAGGATGTGATGATGATATTTATGGCAGTAATGATTACAGACATTCTTTTATTAGATGTTTTTAACTCTTTAGGTATGCCAACTTCTACAACAGTTTCTGTAATTTTTGAATTGTTGGGAGCTGCTTTTGTAATTGCGATTATAAAAATTACTAAAAGTGAAAGTGAAAATTTAAGTGCAATTTGGAATTACATTAACTATGAAACTGCGACTGAAATTATTGTTGGAATTTTACTTTCTGTAGTAGTTGCATTTACTGTTGGTGCGATTGTTCAATATTTTTCTAGATTAATTTACACGTTTAATTTTGAAACCAGACCTGCATATATTCACTCATTATTTGGCGGAATTGCCATCACCGCTATTACTTATTTTATTGTAATAAAGGGTTTACAAGGCACTGAATTTTATAGTACTATAAAAGGATTTTTATCTGAAAATAATAAAGTAATAATACTTGGAAATTTTATTTTCTGGACACTTTTTTCTTACTTTTTTGTTTCTGTTCTTAAAAAAAATATCCTTGTTTTAATTATTGGAGTAGGAACATTTTCATTGGCAATGGCCTTTTCAGGAAATGATTTGGTAAACTTCATTGGTGTTCCAATTGCAGCTTTAAATTCATACGAAGCTTGGCAAGTTTCAGGAGTTTCTCCTGATGTTTTTTACATGAGTAGTTTGGCTGAAGAAGTTCCATCAAACTTATGGTTTTTGTTATTAGCAGGTACTATAATGGTGATTACATTGTGGACATCATCAAAAGCAAAATCAGTTATTGAAACAGGTGTTAATTTATCAAGACAAGGAGAAGGTCATGAAAAATTTCAACCCAATAATTTATCAAGAGTTGTAGTTCGTTTTTCAATGTATATCAATAGCGGAATTAACTATGTGATTCCTTTAAAAACGCAAGAATATATCAATTCTAAATTTGAAAAACCGGTTATAAAATTACCAAAAGACAAAACATACGAAATGCCAGCATTTGACTTGGTAAGAGCTGCTGTAAATTTGGTGATGGCAAGTGCTTTGATTTCAATTGCAACCTCAATGAAATTACCACTTTCTACAACATACGTAACTTTTATGGTGGCAATGGGATCTTCTTTGGCTGATAGAGCTTGGGGTCGTGAAAGCGCAGTGTATAGAGTTGCAGGAGTATTAAACGTTATTGGTGGTTGGTTTTTAACAGCTTTAATTGCTTTTGTGGCAGCATCTATTGTTGCTTATTTTATTCAATTAAATATTGCATTTATTCCGGTTTTATTGATAATTGTAATCATTTTATTAGCAAAAAATACCATTGCCCATAGAAAAAAATCAAAAGAAATTCAACGTAGAACTTATATTGAACGTTCTGAATTAATCACAATTAATGGTGTTATTGAAGAAAGTTCAGATCACATTTCGGAAGTTGCTATCAGAGTTAATAAATTATACACAAATGTAGTGGACGATTTAGCGAATCACGATTTGAAAAAACTGAAAAAAACAGATAAGTTTGTCTCAAAATTGAATGATGAAATTGATGAATTGAAAGATAATGTGTTCTATTTTATCAAATCTTTAGATGAAACTTCGGTACAAGCAAGTAAGTTTTATATCATGGTTTTAGGTTATTTGCAAGATGCTGCTCAATCCATAAGCTATATTTCTAGAGCTAGTTTTAAGCATGTGAATAACAATCATAAAAACTTAAAAAGAGGTCAGATAAAAGATTTAAAAGAAATCAACAATCAATTGACTTCCATTTTAGGGAAAGTAAGTACAGTTTTTAAAAAGAGAGATTTTGATAATTTACACGAAATCATCAAAGAGAAAAATCAATTGTTGTTAGATGTTTCTGCTTCTGTTGAAAAACAAGTTGCCAGAATTAGAACTGATGAAACAAGTCCGAAAAACACTACCTTGTATTTCAGTATTTTATTAGAAACAAAAGATTTAATTAAAGCGTTGATGAGTCTTTTAGAAACTTATGAAGAGTTTCATTTAAGTGCTAAAAAAATTAAAAAATAGTTTTTTGTTAAAACCAAAAACCTAGATTAAACAACCAATAACGTTGATTTGTATCTGGTGACCAACTGTATTTTAGCTCAATTGGACCTAGAAAACTATCGTAACTATATCCAACTGCATAGCCTGAAAATACATTTTTAAAAACGTTAATGTCTTTAAATACATTACTATCTAAACGTGCATAATTGGCAATGATTGATGCATAATGATTTTCAAAAAATCGGTATCGAAAAGTAAATTCTGATTTTATAAAAGATTTATTTGACAATTCTGCAAAATCATAGCCATACATCGTGACAAATGTGTTGATATAATTTTGATTGTATCCTCCCAAATAAAAATCAAAAACCTGAGAAGTTGGGCTATTGAATGTAAAACCAGCCTCATTATTTAATTGGAATGTAAAACGCTCGCCAAAAGTGGTAGCAAAACCAAGCGTTCCTTTTGCTTGTGCAAATTGTTTAAAATCTTCATTAAAATCAGATGAAGCCATAAACCATTTCAAATTAAAATCAGCAAAATATCCTTTGGTAACAAAGTATTTTTGATCGTAAGTATCTAATTTTAAATACGCAAAAGAATTAAAATAGTTGCTTCTGTCAATAACCAAATCATTGTTATTGTTGCTAATTGTTTCTGTACTAACACTTATAAATTTGTGTTCAGCACCTAAACCTAAAGCAAATTTTCGCCCAAAAGTGGTTTGAATAAAAATTTGATTGGTAATATCTGTATAATTTAAATCAATTGAATTGATGTTTGGAAATTGTCTTACAATTGGATTATATTTAGAATTCGCTCTAAAATGATCGTATC encodes:
- a CDS encoding TonB-dependent receptor codes for the protein MRNLLILLSLVFCQFLNAQSKGTLTGIITDKEANNEVLPFANVLIKGTTIGATTDFDGRYTIQVPAGNHIVVFSFLGYKTVEKPFSIKAGQTVTINQLLSAEEGVSLDEVKITANTSKEKASALILEQKKSVSIKTAIGAQELSIKGVSDAEGAVTKTAGVSKGSKNVIVRGLGDRYNSTTLNGLPLPSEDPEYKNISLDFFDAGIIKNIGVNKVFSSDIYGDVGGANIDISSKELDKRSLFNFGVSLGANTQTVSEEFLTIDGNNAFGTQKLGIPVNDLTQYTFGNSWKPNSQNFQLDNSFSFSAGKKYDIKDDSFSFFLVGGFNGSYNFIDGNIKQTTSAGEIFQDQSFSKYEYNVSQILMANLNYKFNGGHSIAYNHLFIHDNKQSIGDYFGFNNPEQDGDLEFQRRQQTNNNELYVNQLITNYKFSDRLNFEAKGSLNFIRGNEPDRRTNKYLFRDGFYNPQTNSAGENERYFSKLEENDYAARGKFDYKLKKDEDEITTLEFGGDYRYTERLFSATIFNHDFSTRVPIDINNPDAVFNQNSIDTNVFELETGRGSATSPVAFVPFTYRGKRQIFGAFANLVYQLGDNLIASVGGRFEKAQQRVTYNTNIAQSSIDGASNLDRTYILPNFNLKYNFNENSILRIAGSQSYTFPQFKETAPFKYQDVTFSSQGNPDLKPSDNYNFDAKYEYYMSSSELISVTGFYKFIQNPIARTEIPSGGNTLTYLNVGNDASVYGFELEARKSIYKVEDKDFEIIGGLNSSVLFSNVNLDKGSIAQFTSATSQLEGATPFLMNADITFNKKYNDNTLISSLVFNYFSERVYSIGTRGFENILEKGIPTLDLVSSYEFNKNYSIKLKATNLLNPDFQLSRAGFNGGDTVVLSNFKRGVNLSLGFSYNF
- a CDS encoding inorganic phosphate transporter, which translates into the protein MSDPYILMLVALGVLAIVDLMVGVSNDAVNFLNSAIGSKAIPVKTIMIIASIGVFVGAVTSSGMMEVARKGIFNPDMFVFQDVMMIFMAVMITDILLLDVFNSLGMPTSTTVSVIFELLGAAFVIAIIKITKSESENLSAIWNYINYETATEIIVGILLSVVVAFTVGAIVQYFSRLIYTFNFETRPAYIHSLFGGIAITAITYFIVIKGLQGTEFYSTIKGFLSENNKVIILGNFIFWTLFSYFFVSVLKKNILVLIIGVGTFSLAMAFSGNDLVNFIGVPIAALNSYEAWQVSGVSPDVFYMSSLAEEVPSNLWFLLLAGTIMVITLWTSSKAKSVIETGVNLSRQGEGHEKFQPNNLSRVVVRFSMYINSGINYVIPLKTQEYINSKFEKPVIKLPKDKTYEMPAFDLVRAAVNLVMASALISIATSMKLPLSTTYVTFMVAMGSSLADRAWGRESAVYRVAGVLNVIGGWFLTALIAFVAASIVAYFIQLNIAFIPVLLIIVIILLAKNTIAHRKKSKEIQRRTYIERSELITINGVIEESSDHISEVAIRVNKLYTNVVDDLANHDLKKLKKTDKFVSKLNDEIDELKDNVFYFIKSLDETSVQASKFYIMVLGYLQDAAQSISYISRASFKHVNNNHKNLKRGQIKDLKEINNQLTSILGKVSTVFKKRDFDNLHEIIKEKNQLLLDVSASVEKQVARIRTDETSPKNTTLYFSILLETKDLIKALMSLLETYEEFHLSAKKIKK